The stretch of DNA TGAGAGGTATGTGTAATTATCTTTATCCTTCAGAAGTTCCAGTTGCTTCCTTAACATTTCGCAGGCTAAGCATGCCCAAGATTGTTCAAAACTTGAGACACATTCATTGATTTCGCTTTCTCTATTGACTAATGATTATGCATCAAATTAAAGATTGTGTCAAACTATCCTCTACTGCTGTTTTATTTTAACATATTTGTTGCACCAACTATATAGGATGTTATGTTGGCATGGAAAATAGTTTTTTTAGTCTTGTAGTTTTAGAGTCCACTTTGGTAATAAAAGTTACTGTTTTTTAAGGGCTAACTGCATATTGCACCTGATTTCCTTTCTGGGGTGAGCAACTAAGAGCTCAAGAGAAACTCATGGACTTGACAAATTGATAGCTGATTTATTGAGATCATACGATCATAGGCATGCTAGATTCCATAACTGCCGCCATAACAAAATTTGTTAGTGTGACAACAGAAACTTGTCATTAGTTATATAGCAATATCGTTGCCATTTATCTGCAACTGGATTGCCGTTTGATAGCAGTTAGCATCAATGTATGTTAGATAAGTCTCACATATGTGCGTCTATGTATCTACCTATATTACTAGATAGGACTAGGTATAGTCCCCCCGGGGTGATCTTGACTGTTGATGGGATCACATGGTGGTTTTATTGGCCTCTTGTGGCTGCCTAGGAAGAACTGAGGTTAAAGTGGTGACTTGGCTAAGTCTCCCACACCTATATATATGTTAGACTGCCCTTTGGGCTTTCATGGGTTGAGAGAAACAGTTTTTCATTGGGGCTAACAATTGGTATGAAGAGCTAGGCTTTCTCTCCCCCCTACccatctctctcccctctctcccgtgctcctccctctctccccggCGGGCCCACCAGGCAGCAGCGCTCCTCCCTGTCCCGGATCCAGCCAGCGGCCACCCTCTCCACTCCTTCCCGCGATtggatccggcggcggaggagcggatCTAGCAGGCCGAGGCCCCAAgccaggtggcggcggctgtggcggcgcGACACTGGCGCGGTGCGGCGTGCGCGGAGGCACGCACGTGCTGGAGGGTGTGCTGGAGGGcgcgggccggggcggcggctcgtgcagcaggaggcggcggcctaaCAACCATGTTTGGCCTAACAACAAATATTGTTTCATCAAATATAAATGCAagcaaaatcataatttgcttcACCAATTCTGGACACTTCTAAATGCAGATGGTCATTTATTTGACTCCTGAGTAATGGATTTTGCAAGTATGGTAATGGTTTAACCACTAGCAGCCTTCCTGCTGGTTGGGGCTGATGTGTACTGTGTGTAGTGGAAACAAGGGTCTTACTGGATAGAGTGGCAGACTGAACTTCTAAAACCTTAACCAATTGATGCGACACATGCTGTTATTTTGTGTATGATTTTTGAGTGATTTTCGAAACCTCAATTATGATTGCTAGCTTGATTTTGagttgaattccttgatgatCAACTGGCAGATTATTCATCAAATGACCATTCATTTTTTCTCAAATTGGTTCTGTAATAGCATTGGCGTAGCTTGACCATTGACTAGTGATCATTATTGCTGTAGACATTAATCTCAAATGCTATAATTTATATTAAGATGAGTTGTCCCCTTGCATGAGTAATTGGCCCGCTAGGTCAGTAAGTCCATTTTATAGGTTTGAACTAATGCTGTCTAACATAACTTGTGCAACTAATACTCCTTCCAGTCACAAATTATGAGTAGattattatagaattttttcatAAGAATATAATTATCCTATGTGTTACAAAAAATTGTAGTCGAAGTTGTATTTTGGAGACTGTATCGATGTCCAAATTGTCACTTGTTTGTTACTTGAGGGAGTACGTGCTATTAAGTTGGGATCCCAGAAATTGGGAGTGCAAATGTGGCGTCATTTAGTTTGCAAAAAATTTATGCCACAGCTGGATGATCATATATTTCCAAATTTAGATTGCAGATTACTGGTTGCATAGTTTTTCATGATGGCTCCTGGAATCTAAACTGTTTTGTCTTTTGATTAAATGATCATATGTTTCAAGTTTTAGTCATATTGTTAAATGCATTCTAGAGATATATGGCTACATGTTACCACCATCAAATTTAGGAATGATCATTTATCCCCAAGGGTTTTCTTGGTACGGAGTAACCAATGCCATGCCCATGCTCAATGATTATACTATTGTTTTAAACTGACACTTAAGCTTGGGTCTGCATGATATCCAGCATTGGCAACATGTTGAGATGTGATCCCTGATGAGTTATATTTTCTGCGTTAAAAACATATGCACTATAAAATGTTTTGGCAACATGCTAACTTTGGGTGCTAGGTCAATTCAGACTTCAGAGTGTGTCTGAGCCCAAATTAATTAGCAATGGGTCACTGAACATTGCCCCTGAAACGAATGTTCCTAGTAGTGGTTGCCTGGTTGGTAGTTTATAAAAACCTTCCACTGGCTCTATAAAATGACTTCTTGTTGTCATGCTGCTGCATGTTAGGACTTAAGATTCTATATCATACATTGTAGGTATAGGTGCCTGTGGTAGGTTctgcaacatgacttgatgcCAGGAGAATGAGGAGAGAGAGGCTGAACATGATGGAGAGAGTTTTACTGCATTTCTTATTGCTGTGTCATGGATAAAATTACCCTACAAATAATACCAGCTTCTTATGATATAGAAACAAGATAGAATAAAATATTGAAGATATGCTATTGAAAGAAAAGCTATTCTGGTGCTCCCCTACAATATTTTCTGTTGTTGCTGTTAGGCTGTGGAAGTAAATGACAAATGATACATTGTTAATGTTTTTAAAATATATTAAATTGCTAGAGCATCTGAGACCTTTAGGTGGTAAGTGTTATGTCACTTATATCTAGTCTTGTTTTTATGATACTCGTAATTTCCTATGATTCCACAATAATCCCACATGTTATATTGTCACTAGTTACTTTGATATTGTGATTGTTTTGGATAAGATTTGCTGGTCTATTGAAGTATCTACCTGGTTGATATGTTCTTTCTTTCTAGCTGAACCATTTGAGTATCTCAACTCTGAATAACCCTTTTCTTTTAGGCAAAGTAGTTCCCATACCAAAACGGTAGCAGTGCAAAGTTACTAATGTCTTAGCAAAATTTATTCTTGTTTTGAAATATTGCATTATTGAATGATCAATAATATGTGGCATGGTTGTAGTCAGTGTTTCAAAGGCATCGCCTAGGCGTTCGGGCTGACCCATCTCGGCATCTCGCCTTGGACAATAGTGAGGCTTTGTCGCCTAGGTGTCCAGGCGTACCCAGGTCGCCTTGGCGCCTTTAAAACACTCCTAGTTTCAATTATTAGTATACAATTTTATAGTCAGCATGAGTGCAAGATGATGCATTTGCTACTCCGATTAGATTATCTATGTATCTCTTcaaagtgtttttttttgttctgtaATATAGTTTATTTTATCATTTGTGCCTTTACACATGGCTAAAGGGCTCTGTTCGTTTCTTCTGGAttagcattttttttaattgCTTAATACAgtgattgtgtatcatcatgtGGACATGGCTAAGCAGGTCCATGCAACCATTTTCCAAAGAACTTTACAATACGACCAGTTTTGTTAATTGGGTGTTTTAAACTTTTTATATCCACGTTGTGTTAATGGTGTTTTTTACTATGCAGTTTCAGTTGCTGAGCCGATTGGTGCTTTATTGTTGTCAGAGGTATGCAATAGGCCAGCTGTTGATGTTATGCTATATTCATTTCTCCCTTCACGCTTTAGGGGACAGTTTTTTTCTCTTTGGTGTAGGGAATATCAGGACAGCAGAATAGTGGTGGTTCCACCTCCTCTCGTTCTGAGGGAAGTGAATATGATATATTACCTAAATCATACTCATCAACGCCCCGCAACTTCCCAAGTCGTCGATCATTCTTGTCAAAGCCAGTCCATCCTCTTTCATTTCCAGAACATGCACTAGAAGCACAAGGAAATCAAAGTCCTGTTGCCAGTGCAAGCTCCAACAATCCTCTGCACTCTGAGTACAAGGGAACAGGAGAGGTTCGCTCTCCAGGTCCCATGGACTATGGCAGTGGCAATCATGGGGAGTCAGGAAATTGGAGTGCTGCAAGTAGCATGGATCTTACTGATGTATCAGAACGACCTGAAGCTGATCGAGCTGGACCACTGCGTTCTAATAATATAATGCAGAAAACAAGGTGTGACCTTTGTGAGAGGCTTTTGACTAAGAGATCACCTTGGGGTTCTCGTCGAATTGTGCGCACTGGAGATTTGCCGGTTGCTGGTGTTctcccatgctcccatgtctaCCATGCTGAGTGCCTGGAGCGGACGACTCCAAAGGGGCAGAAGCATGACCCTCCTTGCCCTGTGTGCGACAAGCTGGCTGGTAAAGATACCGAGCACTGGTCGATTTGCAGGTTAAAAAACGGATTCCCAAGATTGCGTTCCCTAGGGGAAGGGCCTTCTCGAGTTTGGAGCTGTGCTCATGCTGGAGAGTGTGCTGCTGGGGCTGTCCAGATACCAAGATCAAATAGCATTGCACTATTAACTCGGGAGTGGTCACAAGAGGCATGCCTCTTTGAAGGGAGATCCTGGGAAAGACTTGGCTGAAACATCAAAAAGTGCTTGCATGTAGCTTCCTAGTGCCCTTCCGTAGGTAATGTTCAAGACCTTGCATTGTTGTGGTCGCAAGGTAAGATGTATGGGCACAGTCGCATAGATGTTGACATGGCTTGATGGCCCGGCTAGGAAATGACGTAGATATACCTGTGTAGCTGACTAAATTGACCTATCAGTTATCAGGATTGCCACTTCTGCATGTTGCCTTGTATCTGTACCGATTAATTTTATGGGCTGACACTGTTCCTGATGAAGTTGTCTATGCTGGGAATGTAAGAGTGTAGGACCGTGGGTCAACTGGTCTCTAACTTCCAATCCAGTTCTACGAGAGTACTGTCACAATTACCCCTACTTTGTTAACTTTCTATGGTCATAACTCGTAAGGTGTTACTAGTTAATGTTGTGGCGGATGAATGTTTAGAGTTGACACTGCATCGAGACTTTCGATCGGAACGGGATTCATTACCGATACTCCACTAATTTTCGTTTTGGCCagcactctttttttttttttacgtCGCGTCCTTTGTGTCGTTCTGTTGCCGTTTGGAATTTTTAGTCCGGCCCATCAGCACAGCCCTGTTCAGCATGTTACTATATtctcctccgccggccgcggctGTAGCGATGGAAGAGGCGGACTTTAGTTGTTATTAATCGATTTTCATGAAGTCATTTTGTTATATAGTGTAGAAATATTTGTTTATTTTTAGATAATATTTAAAAATGGTGCTATGACGGACCCAGTCTAAAATTAGTTGTGCTAGACTCAAAAGGACAGACTGCACGAACCATTATGCAGGATCAATGTGTGCACACATCTAGTAATAAGCCTTGTAGCCTACACAATTTGGTTCGTGGCCAAACTACACCACACCATCCTCGCCATAGGTGAGCACTACATGAGAGAAGCTAATACAAGGCGTTTTACAACGCCTCGGTAGGGTCTAAAAACGCCTCAAATGACTTTCCAAGGCGCTTTGAAAACGCTAAGGTCTTCAATGAAGGGAAAAGTCGCGCAtggcatttttttaaaaaaaacacctCTAAAAGTCAGATATTGAGGCATTTTACTAAACAACTCCTTATATATTATAAGGCATTTTCAAAAGCAACTTAAAAGATAGCCTCAGGCTTTTAACAAGATACCTAGAGGTCCTTTCGGAGGAGtttttagaataaaaaaaatataccaTACCATTTCAGCTTCTCAAATCATATAAATCTCACAGATCTTGTTACTCATAACAAAATTACTATTTAATCACAATTGCGCAAATGAAGCCTGAAACAGAAATTAACACTTGACAAGTTAAAAACCTGCAACACACATAGTTACAACTTTGAAGACCAACAAAATTTTGACCCGAACCTTCACAGCTTGCATCTCATGTTCTAAACAAGCTACAAAAATGGGAGATTCACAAGCTTCAGCAGAACAGATAGACAACAGAAGCAAAGCGATGTAGGCCTAGTGTTCGTTCTCCTACCAGAGTTTTCTTTGGCTGCTCCATTGACAGATGTGATGCCACTGGCAACAGTAGACACCTAAATTTGCAAGCTGTTCGGCCGCAGCCAGCATGCAGGTGGCTGCAGGCAGCCATTAGGCCTCCTCCAACAGGTATCGAAATCGCTAGCTAACGTCAGATTTCGGCTTACGTGGAGGTGAGAGAAGATGGAGAGAGAAGCGAGCTAAGGCTGTCCGCAGTGGACTCTCTATCCCGTCCGCAACTTAAACTTCCAGTAGTATATGGAGAAAATTTTGCTGCAGCGGATACTCTAAACGGCTCTGCATCGTTGCGGACGGAGCAATGGCTCTAGACATACAGCGCGGTACGGACGAAACTCCAAACTGTCGATGCGCTGGCCCCCTTTGTCCTTCGCGCTCGTCCCCAACCGTCGAGCACGAGGTGCCGAGCCTCCCGCGGATGTGGAAGTCCGAGCTCGAGCCCGCGGCCGGAGACGCACGTGGGGGGCGGCACTGGAGCCCCGCGGTCGGCCGAGGCTtgagctccgccgcgggccaCGACCGGAGACGCACGTGGGGGGCGGCGCTAGATCCGCGTGGGGGAGGAGAGCTCCGCCGGGCCtctgccatggccgccgtggcGCCGAGCTCGAGCCGGGCCATGACGGCGAGCATGGCGACCTCCATGGGCGGCGAGCAGGGGGAAGGGGGGAGCATGGCGAGGCCGCCCTACCATGGACCCGCCTCACCATGGCCGCCTTGACCCGCCGAGGCCGCCCTGCCatggccgcctcgccgcgcccacggctccccggcgccgccacctcgaTCCCCGCCATGTCCGCCACGCGCCGGCACGGCTCCCAACCCGCCCGAGCTCCCCCGCCCCGCAGACctccgcgggccgccgcctcgcAGGCTCCGCTgccccgctcgccggcgcgccgcgagccggcgagctccgcctctCCGCGCGCCTCTCCTCCACCTCGCCACGCGCCTCTGCCtgggcctcgccgccgcatcTTCCGCCCCGCGtcgagggaggaagggaggaggggcaCGCGCGCGGCCCCGCCCCGAGGCCGGCGCTGGCGGCCGGGGACGCGGCGCCATCGGGGGCTGCCGGtggtgagggaggagggaggccgccgccggccacctcagGGGAGCGTCGGAGAGCTCGAGGCCGCgcggtggagggagggaggaggggcgcgcccATGGCCGGTCGCTTGCTCCGTCCCGCCCCGCCCATCGGCCGCTCCGCCCATGGCCgaggaagggagagagggagagagagggggccgcggtgggagagagagagtggggagggaggggggtaaaaaaagagaaaataattatgacatgtgggccccactcgtggtagttggtatagagtagaAATTTAGAGAGTGAATGAACGCGAagaaactgaatatagagaggagaatctcgatgactagACAGAAATATTCCTTTTAGAGAGTGACGAGTGCGGAGAGCCTAACGACTAATCCAACGCTAGCGGGTGACACGCCTTTTCACACTTGTGGGTCCAACTTCGTCTTCCCTCCTTGTTCCCAGCACTGATGCGAGAGGTGAGTGGGTTTTGTGCCATTAAAGTGCGTAGGTCCCACTGGTGCATTAGAATTTAAAACTGTTAAATGGTTTGTTTCCTGAGCTTACCTGTACTAGCTTTAAGCTACCAACTagctttttgtttttttgaggGCTTAAGCTACCAACTAGTTGGGACCTTCGGAGAAGGCCTCAGCAGCCGGCTAGGCATGTCCATTGGCGGAAAACAAGCAACAGTTCAAATTTTTAGCGAGAACAAAAGAAGCAATTCAAATATTATAATAACAGCTGCTCGTCGTGAAGCTGATTGATGGCATTGCTTTGCTTCGCTCGCTTCAGTTTTTCGCTGCATGTTCGCCTGTCTAATTCAGGCCTGCATGCAGGACAGCAGCAGGGGCGTCCGGGAGGCCGCTGCTCTCGCCACTTCTCCAGGATCTCCATCCACCAGTGCTTCCAAACGACCAAGAGCTCCTCTATATATATAATAAGCTGCTGCTCCTCATGTGGTCCTGTGCTTCCTGGGCCTCCTCCTTGTCCTGGTGATCCCACCCGGATCAAATCCTACTAGCATTTGGTAAATGtcaaaatctctctctctctctctctctctctctctctctctctcaggcaAATTAAAAATCTCTTGGTGGATGCAACTTTTTTTAACTGTAAATATAGACCGAACGAGCAGTTTACAGGAGGCTTATGGGGCATCTATCTGTGGTTGTAGTAGCATGGCTGAAGAGAAGAAGAGTGTTCCACGGCTGAACGAGCGGATCATGTCGTCTCTCTCAAAGCGATCGGTCGCCGCACATTCTTGGCATGACCTTGAGATAGGTACACACGTCTTTCTTTTTTTGGCATTGCAGTATGACTCTGTAGGTTCATACAAGCTGACGCTTCAAAATTCCCAAATGTCAGGACCTGGAGCCCCTGCTGTTTTCAACTGTGTAAGCTTGCATCACGTCATATGTTCATCCTTTGTAGTAAAGTAGAGTAAGTGCATTACTTTCAGATGCATCACAAGTCATAGACCTTCCATGGTTGCAGGTTGTTGAGATCACAAAGGGGAGTAAAGTGAAATATGAGCTTGACAAGAAGACTGGATTGATCAAGGTACAGATTGTCCGTTAAAGAGTAAGCTTGCAGAAATTTGACGATTTCTTCTCTGACGCAACTGATAATATATTTGAAACTATGTTTCCCCAGGTTGACAGGGTGCTATACTCATCAGTGGTCTACCCACACAACTACGGTTTCATACCGCGCACGCTGTGCGAAGATGGAGACCCAATGGATGTGCTGGTCCTGATGCAGGTCAGCATGTGACTTCTTGCTGTTTGTTTCATCTAACCCACTCAATTTGTATTAATGATGTATGTTATGTTTGAACCTATGAGGTTATTCGCTGACTGGCTTACAACTGAACAGGAACCAGTGATACCTGGCTGCTTTCTTCGGGCAAGGGCCATTGGCCTTATGCCTATGATTGACCAGGCATGCTCAATTTTACAGATTTTTTTTCATTAAAATTTTACACACCACATTATGTTGGATTGATGGTGTATCTGTTTGTGCAACGACTAGGGCGAGAAAGATGATAAGATAATTGCAGTTTGTGTTGACGATCCCGAATATCGTCACTTAACTGATCTCAAGGAGTTGTCTCCCCACCGCCTTAATGAAATCCGTCGCTTCTTCGAAGACTGTATGTGCCATTTCTTTCTGAATCTGTCTCGATTGCTATAATCATAGGCTAGCACTGCAGTTGCTCCTCAAGCGTTGAAGTTTATTTCACATGTTGTATCTGCAGACAAGAAGAATGAGAACAAGGAAGTTGCTGTGAACGAGTTCTTGCCACCAACAACTGCCCTGGAAGCCATTCAGCATTCAATGTGAGTCTTCTCTGAAATAGCTTATAACCATGTCTCTCTTTTTTCGAAAAGAAAATTGTGACACGATGCGTCTTAAAGTATGATTGCCTTAACATGATAGTGAGATTTGAAACCTTCTATCAtttgttttcctttctttctacTTTGAAAAATCTATTCTGCTTTTTTGTATATGAAGCTAGCATTCTTTATTGTCTGAATCCTCATATAATGCATTAGAATCATCTAAAAATACTTTTCTAGTTAGGGCACTACTTTTAACCAATTTGCACTGTTGTCAGGGACCTATATGCTGAATACATCCTACA from Panicum virgatum strain AP13 chromosome 9K, P.virgatum_v5, whole genome shotgun sequence encodes:
- the LOC120651105 gene encoding uncharacterized protein LOC120651105; the protein is MGSLCCVAARPHGTSTASREWSSIGRSDQTWRTNAGFSPPVSRGWEYRINSEGLSYGSRGDSGVAANYGSSLSSNSKEASRSWERNELPQEHRYSTSEGAISYFNSPDVSFQNQHVMLPILHDSSVDEYMRVSVAEPIGALLLSEGISGQQNSGGSTSSRSEGSEYDILPKSYSSTPRNFPSRRSFLSKPVHPLSFPEHALEAQGNQSPVASASSNNPLHSEYKGTGEVRSPGPMDYGSGNHGESGNWSAASSMDLTDVSERPEADRAGPLRSNNIMQKTRCDLCERLLTKRSPWGSRRIVRTGDLPVAGVLPCSHVYHAECLERTTPKGQKHDPPCPVCDKLAGKDTEHWSICRLKNGFPRLRSLGEGPSRVWSCAHAGECAAGAVQIPRSNSIALLTREWSQEACLFEGRSWERLG
- the LOC120648654 gene encoding soluble inorganic pyrophosphatase 1, with protein sequence MAEEKKSVPRLNERIMSSLSKRSVAAHSWHDLEIGPGAPAVFNCVVEITKGSKVKYELDKKTGLIKVDRVLYSSVVYPHNYGFIPRTLCEDGDPMDVLVLMQEPVIPGCFLRARAIGLMPMIDQGEKDDKIIAVCVDDPEYRHLTDLKELSPHRLNEIRRFFEDYKKNENKEVAVNEFLPPTTALEAIQHSMDLYAEYILHSLRR